A single region of the Gossypium arboreum isolate Shixiya-1 chromosome 12, ASM2569848v2, whole genome shotgun sequence genome encodes:
- the LOC108479780 gene encoding uncharacterized protein LOC108479780 isoform X2 produces the protein MLPYRFSFFGDEGYSKVGTEDGDISQLNPTLKLQTDRDVYRPGDSIYVTIEICNPLIGDKTSSTVPSLWVEKLGFEIKGIEKLDTQWFAIQKPSTGMKHGRGEHVFLDSSTPSMVSNQIVTSGSSKNYVVRAMLPSVIPPSYKGTTIRYLYYIKSTMSVPWLLLENGHSSKESVKDLTKVEARVPFQVWVTEKGNGLVMEDGQSDDIVPSTTIQTDMYWKEIDGDSEWARVSDTNDGVEEGYESSRDEISSVSSYNPLKENLFKSFRSSLSFESTTARSSNRDGSYHDIDYSSLPSNVRLHRLSVAEVMHDSNTDKSLAVLSPSQQQAPARTLYPDVTGVSSAPTESVASEGFIRGRSYNIRMDEHVLLRFSPKNSESTYYFSDMIGGTLIFFHEEGARRCLEVQSDHHEVVADLVQTSFLFSIPMDGPMSFSTHHISVEWALRFEFFTTPKNLDWTRYEHPLLVEGRDKSEWVLPITVHAPPSGTSSTLTRTEKPFSLEPLWVHS, from the exons ATGTTGCCATATAGGTTTTCTTTCTTTGGAGATGAGGGATATAGTAAGGTTGGTACCGAGGATGGAGATATAAGTCAATTGAACCCAACACTAAAACTGCAAACAGATCGAGATGTTTATAGACCTGGAGATTCTATCTATGTCACAATTGAGATCTGCAATCCCCTAATTGGTGACAAGACTAGTAGTACTGTGCCTTCACTTTGGGTTGAAAAGCTTGGCTTCGAAATTAAAGGGATTGAGAAATTGGATACCCAATGGTTTGCCATCCAAAAACCATCGACCGGAATGAAACATGGGAGAG gTGAACATGTTTTTTTGGATTCTTCAACACCATCAATGGTTTCAAATCAGATTGTGACTTCTGGCTCTTCAAAAAATT ATGTGGTACGAGCTATGCTTCCTAGCGTTATACCACCATCTTACAAGGGTACTACCATTcgttatttatattatataaagaGTACCATGTCTGTTCCATGGCTGCTATTGGAAAATGGTCACTCCAGCAAGGAGTCCGTAAAAGATCTTACCAAAGTG GAGGCTCGTGTTCCTTTTCAAGTATGGGTAACTGAGAAGGGAAATGGTTTGGTAATGGAAGATGGTCAAAGTGATG ATATTGTTCCTTCCACTACCATCCAAACAGATATGTATTGGAAAGAGATAGATGGAGACTCGGAATGG GCTAGGGTGAGTGACACGAATGATGGTGTCGAGGAAGGGTATGAGAGCTCAAGAGATGAAATATCATCTGTTTCATCATATAACCCTTTGAAGGAAAATTTGTTTAAAAGCTTTAGAAGTTCCTTATCCTTTGAATCAACAACAGCCAGGTCTTCAAATAGAGATGGTTCATATCATGATATTGACTATTCGAGTTTGCCTTCAAATGTCAGACTTCATCGATTATCAGTGGCTGAGGTCATGCATGATTCTAACACTG ACAAATCATTGGCTGTTTTATCTCCAAGTCAGCAGCAGGCTCCTGCAAGAACTCTATATCCGGATGTAACGGGAGTATCTTCTGCACCTACTGAATCTGTAGCCT CAGAGGGCTTTATTCGAGGAAGGTCTTATAATATCAGGATggatgaacatgttttgctaagaTTTTCCCCCAAAAATTCTGAGTCCACATATTACTTTAGTGATATG ATAGGTGGTACTCTTATTTTCTTTCATGAAGAAGGAGCTAGAAGATGCCTTGAG GTTCAGAGTGATCATCATGAGGTTGTTGCTGATTTAGTACAGACAAGTTTTCTTTTCTCTATTCCAATGGATGGCCCCATGTCCTTTTCCACTCATCACATCTCGGTGGAATGGGCTCTAAGATTTGAATTTTTCACTACTCCAAAGAACTTAGACTGGACAAG ATACGAGCATCCTCTTTTAGTAGAAGGTAGAGACAAAAGTGAGTGGGTTCTTCCTATAACTGTGCATGCGCCTCCATCTGGAACTTCATCCACCCTCACACGTACTGAGAAGCCTTTCTCTTTAGAGCCCTTATGGGTTCATAGTTGA
- the LOC108479780 gene encoding uncharacterized protein LOC108479780 isoform X1, with the protein MLPYRFSFFGDEGYSKVGTEDGDISQLNPTLKLQTDRDVYRPGDSIYVTIEICNPLIGDKTSSTVPSLWVEKLGFEIKGIEKLDTQWFAIQKPSTGMKHGRGEHVFLDSSTPSMVSNQIVTSGSSKNYVVRAMLPSVIPPSYKGTTIRYLYYIKSTMSVPWLLLENGHSSKESVKDLTKVEARVPFQVWVTEKGNGLVMEDGQSDDIVPSTTIQTDMYWKEIDGDSEWARVSDTNDGVEEGYESSRDEISSVSSYNPLKENLFKSFRSSLSFESTTARSSNRDGSYHDIDYSSLPSNVRLHRLSVAEVMHDSNTDKSLAVLSPSQQQAPARTLYPDVTGVSSAPTESVASEGFIRGRSYNIRMDEHVLLRFSPKNSESTYYFSDMIGGTLIFFHEEGARRCLEVSVTLETSETINRRFVHPSRRNSPTITKVQSDHHEVVADLVQTSFLFSIPMDGPMSFSTHHISVEWALRFEFFTTPKNLDWTRYEHPLLVEGRDKSEWVLPITVHAPPSGTSSTLTRTEKPFSLEPLWVHS; encoded by the exons ATGTTGCCATATAGGTTTTCTTTCTTTGGAGATGAGGGATATAGTAAGGTTGGTACCGAGGATGGAGATATAAGTCAATTGAACCCAACACTAAAACTGCAAACAGATCGAGATGTTTATAGACCTGGAGATTCTATCTATGTCACAATTGAGATCTGCAATCCCCTAATTGGTGACAAGACTAGTAGTACTGTGCCTTCACTTTGGGTTGAAAAGCTTGGCTTCGAAATTAAAGGGATTGAGAAATTGGATACCCAATGGTTTGCCATCCAAAAACCATCGACCGGAATGAAACATGGGAGAG gTGAACATGTTTTTTTGGATTCTTCAACACCATCAATGGTTTCAAATCAGATTGTGACTTCTGGCTCTTCAAAAAATT ATGTGGTACGAGCTATGCTTCCTAGCGTTATACCACCATCTTACAAGGGTACTACCATTcgttatttatattatataaagaGTACCATGTCTGTTCCATGGCTGCTATTGGAAAATGGTCACTCCAGCAAGGAGTCCGTAAAAGATCTTACCAAAGTG GAGGCTCGTGTTCCTTTTCAAGTATGGGTAACTGAGAAGGGAAATGGTTTGGTAATGGAAGATGGTCAAAGTGATG ATATTGTTCCTTCCACTACCATCCAAACAGATATGTATTGGAAAGAGATAGATGGAGACTCGGAATGG GCTAGGGTGAGTGACACGAATGATGGTGTCGAGGAAGGGTATGAGAGCTCAAGAGATGAAATATCATCTGTTTCATCATATAACCCTTTGAAGGAAAATTTGTTTAAAAGCTTTAGAAGTTCCTTATCCTTTGAATCAACAACAGCCAGGTCTTCAAATAGAGATGGTTCATATCATGATATTGACTATTCGAGTTTGCCTTCAAATGTCAGACTTCATCGATTATCAGTGGCTGAGGTCATGCATGATTCTAACACTG ACAAATCATTGGCTGTTTTATCTCCAAGTCAGCAGCAGGCTCCTGCAAGAACTCTATATCCGGATGTAACGGGAGTATCTTCTGCACCTACTGAATCTGTAGCCT CAGAGGGCTTTATTCGAGGAAGGTCTTATAATATCAGGATggatgaacatgttttgctaagaTTTTCCCCCAAAAATTCTGAGTCCACATATTACTTTAGTGATATG ATAGGTGGTACTCTTATTTTCTTTCATGAAGAAGGAGCTAGAAGATGCCTTGAG GTTTCAGTGACATTGGAAACTTCTGAAACCATAAATCGGCGTTTTGTTCATCCTTCTAGAAGGAATTCCCCAACAATTACAAAG GTTCAGAGTGATCATCATGAGGTTGTTGCTGATTTAGTACAGACAAGTTTTCTTTTCTCTATTCCAATGGATGGCCCCATGTCCTTTTCCACTCATCACATCTCGGTGGAATGGGCTCTAAGATTTGAATTTTTCACTACTCCAAAGAACTTAGACTGGACAAG ATACGAGCATCCTCTTTTAGTAGAAGGTAGAGACAAAAGTGAGTGGGTTCTTCCTATAACTGTGCATGCGCCTCCATCTGGAACTTCATCCACCCTCACACGTACTGAGAAGCCTTTCTCTTTAGAGCCCTTATGGGTTCATAGTTGA
- the LOC108479781 gene encoding uncharacterized protein LOC108479781, whose translation MSAGLRMVRVDSGEVAEEGEIVAEEFLFGHAKVKRSRIEDRIIETYIHNLSARVPRVIEKHLQEAGFLHVSRMHGRIKLEPALISTLLERWRLETHIPSSVWRAYSYTQEYNNLLPTIRQCARQV comes from the exons ATGTCTGCTGGATTGAGGATGGTCCGAGTTGATTCAGGCGAAGTTGCTGAAGAAGGTGAG ATAGTAGCTGAAGAGTTTCTTTTCGGTCATGCTAAAGTGAAGCGTAGCCGT ATCGAAGATCGGATTATCGAgacatatatacacaatttaagtGCGAGGGTACCACGTGTCATTGAAAAACACTTGCAAGAGGCGGGATTCTTACACGTGTCTCGTATGCATGGAAGGATTAAATTGGAGCCCGCACTTATTAGTACGTTGCTAGAAAGATGGAGACTTGAGACACACATTCCATCTTCCGTATGGCGAGCGTACAGTTACACTCAAGAATATAATAATTTGCTACCAACTATTAGGCAATGTGCTAGACAAGTTTAG